From the genome of Populus trichocarpa isolate Nisqually-1 chromosome 15, P.trichocarpa_v4.1, whole genome shotgun sequence, one region includes:
- the LOC112324338 gene encoding uncharacterized protein LOC112324338 isoform X1: MPVTRFTNQSQVQLDLEIEKTLRRLRNEARLNTMVVARQQTLKELAGPNVENQPLCINIDNNVNFELKSGFIHLLPTFNGLAGEDPHTHLKEFHMVCVGMKLNGVDKEQVKLKAFPFSLKGAAKAWFFSILPGSVGTWNAMKKIFLEKYFPASRVANIRKEICGIRQSHGETLSEYWERFEQLCIQCPHHQIPDQLLIQYFYEGLMPTDRSIIDAASGGALVEKTPEAARQLISNMAANSKQFGMRGDFANKQVNKVTIFNLENKVNDLTSLVRSLACGDVQQVKVCSICSLKGHTSDMCPTMQEDYIEQVHAVDGGFNGQSQRKYDPFSDTYNPEWRDHPNLCYGNPPQQGNQGRQFHPNGFQPQQNYQARQPPPFTNSNVLGSSSSDDLREMMKTLASNTVTLQQNIMSFQQETRSGIHNLKKQMGQVASSVGKLEAQINGKLPSQTLNSIENVSVIMLRSGKELEEKRSKQIEMEEEEEIETELSTKKEHHPPLQSVFFCFSLYNVQTPPPPNCISSNIKI; the protein is encoded by the coding sequence atgccagtaacccGTTTTACTAACCAAagtcaagtgcagttggatctcgaaatagaaaaaactttacgcaggttacgaaatgAAGCTCGTCTCAACACCATggttgttgcacgacaacaaacactcaaggagcttgctggtcctaacgtggaaaatcagccattgtgcataaacatcgacaataatgtaaactttgagctcaaatctggttttatacatttgctaccaacatttaatggtcttgcaggtgaagatcctcatactcatctcaaggagtttcatatggtttgtgttggcatgaaactaAATGGAGTTGAcaaagaacaggttaagttgaaagctttccctttctctttaaaaggggcagcaaaagcatggtttttctctattctcccaggttccgtTGGAAcgtggaatgccatgaagaagattttccttgaaaagtatttcccagcatctcgagttgccaacataaggaaagaaatatgtgggattcgacaatctcatggagagacactttccgagtattgggaaagatttgagcaactgtgtattcaatgccctcatcatcaaatacccgatcagctgctcattcaatatttctatgaaggattaatgcctactgaccgtagtatcattgatgctgcaagtggaggggcattggtagaaaAGACACctgaggctgcacgccaattgatctcaaacatggcagccaactcgaaacaatttggaatgcgtggagacttcgcaaacAAACAAGTAAATAAGGTAACTAtttttaaccttgaaaataaagttaatgatcttacttctcttgtgcgttctttggcttgtggagatgtacagcaggtgaaagtttgtagcatatgttccttaaaaggacatacctcagatatgtgcccaacaatgcaagaagattacattgaacaggttcatgcagttgatggaggattcaacggaCAGTCCCAACGTAAATATGATCCTTTTTCCGACACGTACAATCCCGAATGGAGGgatcatccaaacttatgttatgggaacccacctcaacaaggcaatcaaggccgacagttccatcccaatggatttcagccccaacagaattatcaagcaagacaaccccctccattcacaaactccaatgttctagggtcgtcatccagtgatgatcttcgtgagatgatgaaaactttggcttctaacactgtgaccttgcaacaaaatatcatgtcttttcaacaggaaacaaggtcaggtattcacaacttgaaaaagcaaatggggcaagtagcttcaagtgtggggaaattggaagcacaaataaatggaaaattgccctcccaaacattgaattcaatagagaatgttagtgtgatcatgctgcgaagtgggaaagaacttgaagagaaaaggtcgaaacaaattgagatggaggaagaagaagagatagaaaccgaattgagtacaaagaaggaacatcatCCTCCTCTacaaagtgttttcttttgctttagcctataTAATGttcaaacccccccccccccaaattgcatatcatctaacataaaaatctga
- the LOC112324338 gene encoding uncharacterized protein LOC112324338 isoform X2 has translation MPVTRFTNQSQVQLDLEIEKTLRRLRNEARLNTMVVARQQTLKELAGPNVENQPLCINIDNNVNFELKSGFIHLLPTFNGLAGEDPHTHLKEFHMVCVGMKLNGVDKEQVKLKAFPFSLKGAAKAWFFSILPGSVGTWNAMKKIFLEKYFPASRVANIRKEICGIRQSHGETLSEYWERFEQLCIQCPHHQIPDQLLIQYFYEGLMPTDRSIIDAASGGALVEKTPEAARQLISNMAANSKQFGMRGDFANKQVNKVHAVDGGFNGQSQRKYDPFSDTYNPEWRDHPNLCYGNPPQQGNQGRQFHPNGFQPQQNYQARQPPPFTNSNVLGSSSSDDLREMMKTLASNTVTLQQNIMSFQQETRSGIHNLKKQMGQVASSVGKLEAQINGKLPSQTLNSIENVSVIMLRSGKELEEKRSKQIEMEEEEEIETELSTKKEHHPPLQSVFFCFSLYNVQTPPPPNCISSNIKI, from the exons atgccagtaacccGTTTTACTAACCAAagtcaagtgcagttggatctcgaaatagaaaaaactttacgcaggttacgaaatgAAGCTCGTCTCAACACCATggttgttgcacgacaacaaacactcaaggagcttgctggtcctaacgtggaaaatcagccattgtgcataaacatcgacaataatgtaaactttgagctcaaatctggttttatacatttgctaccaacatttaatggtcttgcaggtgaagatcctcatactcatctcaaggagtttcatatggtttgtgttggcatgaaactaAATGGAGTTGAcaaagaacaggttaagttgaaagctttccctttctctttaaaaggggcagcaaaagcatggtttttctctattctcccaggttccgtTGGAAcgtggaatgccatgaagaagattttccttgaaaagtatttcccagcatctcgagttgccaacataaggaaagaaatatgtgggattcgacaatctcatggagagacactttccgagtattgggaaagatttgagcaactgtgtattcaatgccctcatcatcaaatacccgatcagctgctcattcaatatttctatgaaggattaatgcctactgaccgtagtatcattgatgctgcaagtggaggggcattggtagaaaAGACACctgaggctgcacgccaattgatctcaaacatggcagccaactcgaaacaatttggaatgcgtggagacttcgcaaacAAACAAGTAAATAAG gttcatgcagttgatggaggattcaacggaCAGTCCCAACGTAAATATGATCCTTTTTCCGACACGTACAATCCCGAATGGAGGgatcatccaaacttatgttatgggaacccacctcaacaaggcaatcaaggccgacagttccatcccaatggatttcagccccaacagaattatcaagcaagacaaccccctccattcacaaactccaatgttctagggtcgtcatccagtgatgatcttcgtgagatgatgaaaactttggcttctaacactgtgaccttgcaacaaaatatcatgtcttttcaacaggaaacaaggtcaggtattcacaacttgaaaaagcaaatggggcaagtagcttcaagtgtggggaaattggaagcacaaataaatggaaaattgccctcccaaacattgaattcaatagagaatgttagtgtgatcatgctgcgaagtgggaaagaacttgaagagaaaaggtcgaaacaaattgagatggaggaagaagaagagatagaaaccgaattgagtacaaagaaggaacatcatCCTCCTCTacaaagtgttttcttttgctttagcctataTAATGttcaaacccccccccccccaaattgcatatcatctaacataaaaatctga